The following proteins are encoded in a genomic region of Deltaproteobacteria bacterium:
- a CDS encoding kinase/pyrophosphorylase, protein MPIEKSQKTIFAVSDATGELALSASVAAIRQFSQPNVTIARRSKVATPENIARVVMEAHESGGLIIFTLVSPSLRELLKNQSDQAGVVAIDLMGPVLDKLSEYLQTTPSDQPGLKYQLTNEYFRRNEAVEFAVKHDDGLGLDTLGQSDIILVGISRTSKTPLSIYLSYRGYKVANIPIVNNVPPPPELFAVDRGKVVGLTASPEKLVAFRELRLSKMGRPMSENYATVDHIRSELIYAQKIFAQLGNCPIIDVTAKAIEEVASEIQNVLGK, encoded by the coding sequence ATGCCCATCGAAAAGAGCCAAAAAACTATCTTTGCCGTATCCGATGCCACCGGTGAACTGGCGCTCTCTGCCTCTGTGGCCGCCATCCGTCAGTTCAGCCAGCCGAATGTGACGATTGCCCGCCGTTCCAAGGTGGCCACACCGGAAAACATCGCCCGCGTGGTCATGGAGGCGCATGAAAGCGGCGGCCTGATCATTTTTACCCTTGTCTCCCCCTCTCTCCGGGAACTTTTGAAAAACCAATCCGATCAGGCTGGCGTGGTGGCGATTGATCTGATGGGACCGGTCTTGGACAAGCTCTCCGAATACCTGCAGACAACCCCCTCAGACCAGCCGGGCCTCAAATACCAGTTAACCAATGAATATTTCCGCCGGAACGAGGCGGTTGAATTCGCCGTCAAACATGACGATGGTCTGGGACTGGATACACTGGGGCAGTCGGATATCATCCTTGTTGGGATATCCCGGACATCCAAAACCCCCCTTTCCATCTATCTTTCGTATCGTGGTTATAAGGTGGCGAATATCCCGATTGTCAACAATGTCCCTCCCCCCCCGGAGCTCTTTGCAGTGGACCGCGGGAAGGTCGTCGGTTTGACCGCTTCTCCCGAAAAACTAGTGGCGTTCAGGGAGCTCCGGTTGTCCAAAATGGGGCGGCCGATGTCGGAAAATTATGCGACGGTGGATCATATCCGTTCGGAACTGATCTATGCCCAGAAGATCTTTGCCCAGCTTGGGAATTGTCCCATCATTGATGTGACCGCCAAGGCGATTGAAGAGGTGGCCAGTGAAATCCAGAATGTCTTGGGGAAATAA
- a CDS encoding lytic transglycosylase domain-containing protein, translating into MSRRIIHGFLIAGIVVSFPILFKHYLPTQTGPAVNEIVTPPPPSAPEVAPSPPPEAEPLVKTIENEPPRAPLPIKRYKEIPKKGRVAIAPRANLNIDTPGSFPPLEPVVPKGLENAVNFWTRIYAQYDKDQVVFHDQENLGIIYKVLDFSQISNDPNLSAIEKKSLRESHIKEELKQLEKTLDPEAADNLRTQTGQKDKFVAGVQASGLYLPEIENIFQGYGLPKDLTRLVFVESMFQVNAYSKVGAAGIWQFMASSARIFRLNVSPLVDERYDPILSTHAAARHLIRNFQDLGTWPLAINAYNTGSGRLQDAIQKLGTREIATIIKRYRNPSYGFASRNFYPSFLAARHVFNNYKHYFGNLPIQPPFQYDLATFRRPMTLPELAQVLDISTERLRELNPALSATLFSQNRYFPEGSTLRVPAGFGNRLATLESPEAEQVP; encoded by the coding sequence ATGAGCCGCAGGATTATTCATGGTTTTTTGATCGCCGGTATCGTTGTTTCGTTTCCTATCCTTTTTAAACACTACCTGCCGACTCAAACAGGCCCTGCGGTCAACGAAATCGTTACTCCACCCCCACCTTCGGCACCAGAGGTCGCCCCCTCTCCCCCTCCGGAGGCAGAGCCTTTGGTAAAAACCATCGAAAACGAACCCCCTCGCGCACCCCTTCCGATCAAACGATACAAAGAGATCCCCAAAAAAGGCCGAGTTGCGATCGCCCCTCGGGCCAATTTAAATATCGACACCCCTGGTTCATTTCCCCCTTTAGAGCCTGTAGTCCCAAAAGGGCTGGAGAATGCCGTCAACTTCTGGACCAGGATCTACGCCCAATACGACAAGGATCAGGTCGTCTTTCATGATCAAGAAAACTTAGGGATCATCTACAAGGTACTCGACTTTTCCCAGATTTCCAATGATCCAAACCTTTCAGCAATTGAAAAAAAATCTCTTCGGGAATCTCATATTAAAGAAGAACTAAAACAGCTGGAAAAAACCTTGGACCCGGAGGCGGCCGACAACCTTCGGACACAGACAGGCCAGAAAGACAAATTTGTCGCCGGGGTCCAGGCCTCCGGCCTTTACCTGCCTGAGATTGAAAATATATTCCAAGGGTACGGACTCCCCAAGGACCTTACTCGTCTCGTTTTTGTCGAATCGATGTTCCAGGTCAACGCCTATTCCAAGGTGGGGGCGGCCGGGATCTGGCAATTCATGGCCTCGAGCGCGAGGATCTTCCGTCTGAATGTCAGCCCGCTCGTGGATGAACGGTACGATCCGATCCTCTCCACCCATGCCGCGGCCAGGCACTTGATCCGCAATTTTCAGGATCTTGGGACATGGCCTCTCGCCATCAATGCTTACAACACCGGTAGCGGCCGTCTGCAGGATGCCATTCAAAAACTGGGAACCAGGGAGATCGCCACAATCATCAAACGGTATCGAAACCCTTCCTATGGCTTCGCCTCACGCAATTTCTACCCCTCGTTTCTGGCGGCAAGACATGTCTTCAATAACTACAAACATTATTTTGGCAATCTTCCGATTCAGCCCCCCTTCCAGTATGACCTCGCCACTTTTAGGAGACCGATGACGCTCCCCGAATTGGCTCAGGTTCTGGATATTTCAACGGAAAGGCTTAGAGAACTCAACCCTGCCTTATCCGCCACCCTTTTCAGCCAGAATCGCTATTTTCCTGAAGGATCCACACTGAGAGTCCCGGCAGGATTCGGAAACCGTTTGGCTACCCTGGAATCCCCGGAAGCCGAACAGGTTCCGTAA
- a CDS encoding DNA recombination protein RmuC, translating to MTPNTLLLIVLVIGAVGIFLALLRFRSRGDENPLLLLQQQLDGLRQELRLSLEGVGRQVNDRLQDQSKVLAESGKSLNERLDNAAKAFVSLNNELGQLKEGSKRILEVGKDIASLQESLRAPKFRGGFGEFFLADLLGQILPSENFQLQYAFKNGERVDAVVFSQEGIIPIDSKFPLENFRRLVASQTEEEKKTARKDFVGDVKRHIDSISDKYICPDEGTLNFALMYIPAENVYYETIIKDENGGVLSYAQSKRVFPVSPNSFYAYLQTIAIGLRGMKITSWARELDARIERLKGDLTRFSEEFSQIGTHLKNARGKFETAEKRLDQLGERLDQIVLPAEEGTKALPLKSVKS from the coding sequence GTGACACCGAATACCCTTCTTTTGATCGTTCTCGTCATCGGCGCTGTCGGTATTTTCCTTGCTCTGTTGCGTTTCCGATCCAGGGGAGATGAAAATCCACTTTTGCTCCTGCAACAACAGTTGGACGGATTGAGGCAGGAATTGAGGCTGAGTTTGGAGGGGGTTGGAAGACAGGTCAACGATCGTCTTCAGGACCAATCCAAGGTCTTGGCTGAATCGGGGAAAAGCTTAAATGAGAGACTCGATAATGCCGCCAAGGCGTTTGTCTCTCTGAATAATGAACTGGGCCAACTTAAGGAAGGTTCAAAACGGATTCTGGAGGTCGGGAAGGATATCGCGTCGCTTCAGGAAAGTCTTCGCGCCCCGAAATTTCGCGGGGGGTTTGGGGAATTTTTTTTGGCGGATCTTCTCGGGCAGATCCTCCCTTCAGAAAATTTTCAGCTCCAGTATGCCTTCAAAAATGGTGAAAGGGTGGATGCCGTTGTCTTTTCGCAGGAGGGGATTATCCCTATCGATTCCAAATTTCCGCTGGAGAATTTCCGCCGGCTTGTGGCCTCTCAGACCGAGGAGGAGAAAAAAACGGCACGCAAGGATTTTGTGGGGGATGTGAAACGCCATATTGACAGCATCAGTGATAAATATATCTGCCCGGACGAGGGGACGCTCAATTTTGCCCTGATGTACATCCCGGCGGAGAATGTTTATTACGAAACCATTATCAAGGATGAGAATGGAGGGGTCTTGAGTTACGCCCAGTCCAAGAGGGTTTTTCCTGTCTCTCCCAACAGCTTTTATGCCTATCTCCAGACGATTGCGATCGGTCTTCGGGGGATGAAGATCACCTCCTGGGCGCGGGAGTTGGATGCCCGGATTGAAAGGCTCAAAGGGGACTTGACCCGTTTTTCAGAGGAATTCAGTCAGATCGGGACCCACCTCAAGAATGCCCGCGGGAAATTTGAGACGGCTGAAAAACGCCTGGACCAGCTTGGCGAACGATTAGACCAGATCGTTTTGCCGGCGGAAGAGGGGACGAAGGCACTTCCTTTGAAGTCAGTGAAATCCTGA
- a CDS encoding carbon-nitrogen hydrolase family protein produces the protein MNHCLLQILQPTLKREDHQHNLTTLLEMVPKRLVQKTEASFLVLPELFFRTEDRIGYERFIREIATMSGACVIGGSLHTDWHGKKVNTGIVADPDGEIIGRYFKNNPYGPEVKQGIKGVPGLCQFSWRGWRGAVVICADAWDSRLLNRLQEPPDLLFIVAESVSEEHGPVAARSLWHSLAVARAFELTSVVAISDWGEGKTRDGDWTCGVGGMANPADPTGVFHPIPPEESSRLFTIDREGLKRHREARRSRSFYWFKK, from the coding sequence ATGAATCACTGTCTCCTCCAGATCCTGCAACCCACCCTCAAAAGGGAGGATCACCAACACAATCTGACAACACTCCTGGAAATGGTTCCAAAAAGGCTTGTGCAGAAAACGGAGGCCTCCTTTCTGGTCCTTCCGGAACTCTTCTTCCGAACAGAGGACAGAATCGGTTATGAAAGATTCATCCGGGAGATCGCCACCATGAGTGGGGCCTGTGTGATTGGCGGATCCCTTCACACCGATTGGCATGGGAAAAAGGTGAACACCGGTATTGTCGCCGACCCTGACGGGGAAATCATCGGTCGCTACTTTAAAAACAACCCTTATGGACCTGAGGTCAAACAGGGGATTAAAGGGGTCCCTGGACTATGCCAGTTCTCCTGGAGGGGATGGAGAGGGGCTGTCGTTATCTGCGCCGATGCCTGGGACAGCCGTCTCCTGAACCGTCTTCAAGAACCCCCGGACCTCCTTTTTATTGTTGCCGAATCGGTCAGTGAAGAACATGGCCCGGTGGCGGCTCGATCCCTTTGGCACAGCCTCGCCGTCGCCCGTGCCTTCGAGTTGACCTCTGTCGTCGCGATCAGTGATTGGGGGGAAGGAAAGACCCGCGACGGCGATTGGACCTGCGGCGTTGGCGGCATGGCCAACCCTGCCGACCCGACAGGAGTCTTCCACCCGATCCCCCCTGAAGAATCGAGTCGCCTCTTTACAATTGACCGGGAAGGGCTTAAAAGACACCGCGAGGCTAGGCGGTCTCGTTCATTTTATTGGTTCAAAAAATGA
- a CDS encoding nicotinate-nicotinamide nucleotide adenylyltransferase — translation MKIALFGGAFDPPHRGHVGIVEHLLEKRFDQVWIIPCWRHPLGKKSLPFWKRFRLCRLAFRPFGKKVRLQDIERRLHLDRSWTVETLRYLCRKYPRQEWTLVIGEDNYQKRGEWRGFEEIEKRATLYRIPRGPSSSIPDVSSTEVRQKAALGRDLTGLVPDSVCRYLGQHSIY, via the coding sequence ATGAAAATAGCCCTTTTTGGCGGTGCCTTTGATCCCCCCCACAGGGGCCACGTCGGGATTGTGGAACACCTTTTGGAAAAACGGTTTGATCAGGTTTGGATCATCCCTTGCTGGCGTCACCCCTTGGGGAAGAAATCGCTCCCTTTTTGGAAACGGTTTCGGCTCTGCCGGCTGGCCTTTCGCCCTTTTGGGAAAAAAGTTCGTCTTCAGGATATTGAACGGAGGCTCCATCTTGACCGTTCCTGGACGGTGGAGACCCTCCGTTATTTGTGCCGAAAATACCCGCGACAGGAGTGGACCTTGGTGATCGGGGAGGATAATTACCAAAAAAGGGGGGAGTGGCGGGGGTTTGAAGAGATCGAAAAACGGGCTACTCTTTACAGGATCCCCCGGGGTCCCTCCTCCTCGATTCCCGATGTTTCCAGCACGGAGGTGCGTCAAAAGGCGGCCTTGGGAAGGGATTTGACAGGGCTGGTTCCTGACTCGGTGTGTCGTTATCTTGGGCAACATTCAATTTATTAA
- a CDS encoding ATP-binding protein: MPQGHPYIVRQLEGRLETLFQHFPVVVVSGARQVGKSTLLEHCFPKLPRVVFDPVIDIENARQDPDLFLANRKPPVILDEVQYVPELAGAIKRLLEKNRLPGQYLLTGSQQWSVMKVLSESLAGRAAFLDLEGFNLPEIGGIPQKGWLPKWLEQKDEEHPSFDRVILKRSLFEQLWRGFLPEAQFLPLSLLPDFHGAYQRTYVERDIRQMAEITDLQLFGRFFRLCGALTAQEINTSQLGRELGVTPQTASRWVGLLKATFQWFEIPAFSGNAVKKTSLKPKGYISDTGMTCFSQAISSPEAIAGHPLWGALFETAVIGEIRKQCRLLGTAPVLYHWRSHSGAEADLILEWNGKVFPVEIKAKSNPGRADLRGLNAFRKTYPHLNIQPGLVLAPVERFFQLSDRDYCMPWDAL, from the coding sequence ATGCCTCAAGGTCACCCCTATATCGTCCGACAGCTTGAGGGAAGGCTGGAAACTCTTTTTCAGCATTTCCCGGTTGTCGTGGTGAGCGGTGCCAGACAGGTTGGCAAAAGCACCCTTCTGGAGCACTGTTTCCCAAAGTTGCCCCGGGTTGTGTTTGATCCGGTCATTGACATTGAGAATGCCCGCCAGGATCCGGACCTTTTTCTGGCCAATCGCAAACCACCGGTCATTTTGGATGAAGTGCAATACGTACCGGAGTTGGCGGGGGCCATTAAGCGTCTGCTGGAGAAAAATCGGTTGCCGGGACAGTATCTGTTGACCGGCTCGCAACAGTGGAGTGTCATGAAGGTTCTTTCGGAAAGTCTGGCGGGACGTGCCGCCTTTCTGGATCTGGAGGGGTTCAACCTCCCTGAAATTGGCGGGATTCCACAAAAGGGTTGGCTTCCGAAATGGCTGGAACAAAAAGACGAGGAACACCCGTCCTTTGATCGCGTCATATTGAAACGGTCCCTTTTTGAACAGCTGTGGCGCGGGTTTCTCCCAGAAGCGCAGTTCCTGCCGCTTTCTCTTCTGCCCGATTTTCACGGCGCCTACCAACGAACCTACGTAGAACGAGACATCCGCCAGATGGCAGAAATCACGGACTTGCAACTTTTCGGGCGTTTTTTCCGTCTCTGCGGGGCTCTCACGGCACAGGAGATCAATACGAGCCAATTGGGAAGGGAGTTGGGTGTCACACCACAAACAGCGAGCCGCTGGGTGGGTCTTCTAAAGGCTACTTTTCAGTGGTTTGAAATTCCCGCCTTTTCGGGAAATGCGGTAAAAAAAACCAGCTTGAAACCGAAGGGATATATCAGTGACACGGGGATGACCTGTTTCTCGCAGGCGATCTCTTCCCCCGAAGCTATCGCCGGTCATCCGCTCTGGGGAGCGTTATTCGAAACAGCCGTTATCGGGGAGATCCGAAAACAGTGCCGGTTGCTCGGAACCGCCCCGGTATTGTACCATTGGCGATCGCACAGCGGTGCGGAAGCAGATCTTATACTGGAATGGAACGGAAAAGTTTTTCCCGTCGAGATCAAGGCCAAAAGCAATCCCGGTCGCGCAGATCTCCGCGGCCTTAATGCATTTCGCAAGACCTACCCGCATCTGAATATCCAACCGGGATTGGTTCTGGCGCCGGTAGAACGTTTTTTTCAGTTGTCTGACCGGGATTACTGTATGCCATGGGATGCCCTATAA
- the grxC gene encoding glutaredoxin 3, whose translation MKKVTVYTTRLCPYCRMAKDLFKRKKIIFEEIDVSEDDQFDDLVDRTGFRTVPQIFIGDELIGGYEELAKLDQKGKLLKILGEINPTS comes from the coding sequence ATGAAAAAAGTAACCGTTTATACAACTCGTCTCTGTCCTTATTGCCGGATGGCCAAGGATCTTTTTAAACGAAAAAAAATAATTTTTGAGGAGATCGATGTCTCTGAGGATGACCAATTTGACGACCTTGTCGATCGCACAGGTTTCAGGACAGTCCCTCAGATTTTTATCGGTGACGAACTGATCGGGGGTTACGAAGAATTGGCCAAGTTGGATCAAAAAGGGAAATTGCTGAAGATCCTAGGCGAAATCAATCCCACCTCTTGA
- the nagZ gene encoding beta-N-acetylhexosaminidase: MSDIGNLIMVGLEGLSLLHEEERFLSMAKPGGVIFFSRNMENRRQIQKLIRSLKRVTGRKDLWVAIDQEGGRINRWRSGFGLLPSAEEMGQELKRTKKGGLITDTARKIGKDLRALGFNLDFAPVLDVLTSSVNTVIGDRSFGKDPEWVSKAGILFMKGLESQGVMACGKHFPGHGGTVAGPQGDSHKELPTLTSDLQRLKKAELVPFARAIKAGIQGIMTAHLLLPKVDSQLPASLSAQFVTRILREQMKYKGVIFTDDLLMKGVTNHYSLGQAAQLAIQAGTDHLLICRYVNAASQVYDALNHRLASEKGGIFEGQVRQALVRIQKVKKRFG, encoded by the coding sequence ATGTCCGATATTGGAAATCTCATCATGGTTGGTTTGGAAGGGCTCTCCCTCCTTCACGAAGAGGAAAGATTTCTTTCCATGGCCAAACCGGGCGGGGTGATCTTCTTCTCCCGCAACATGGAAAACAGGCGCCAGATCCAGAAACTGATCCGCAGTCTGAAAAGGGTGACCGGGAGAAAGGACTTGTGGGTTGCGATCGATCAGGAGGGAGGGCGTATAAACCGCTGGCGGAGCGGTTTTGGACTCCTCCCCTCCGCTGAGGAGATGGGGCAGGAACTCAAAAGAACAAAGAAGGGGGGGTTGATTACCGATACCGCCCGGAAAATCGGCAAGGATCTCAGGGCGCTTGGTTTCAATCTTGATTTTGCCCCTGTCCTGGATGTCCTGACCAGTTCCGTCAATACGGTCATTGGGGATCGATCCTTCGGGAAAGATCCTGAGTGGGTCTCGAAGGCCGGAATCCTTTTTATGAAGGGGTTGGAGAGCCAGGGGGTGATGGCTTGTGGAAAACATTTTCCGGGTCATGGGGGGACAGTGGCTGGTCCTCAGGGGGATTCCCACAAGGAATTGCCGACATTGACCAGTGATCTCCAGCGTCTCAAAAAGGCGGAGTTGGTTCCCTTTGCCAGGGCGATCAAGGCCGGTATTCAGGGGATCATGACGGCCCATCTCCTTCTCCCCAAGGTTGATTCTCAACTCCCCGCCTCTCTCTCGGCGCAATTTGTCACCAGGATTCTGAGGGAACAGATGAAGTATAAGGGGGTTATTTTTACAGATGACCTCTTGATGAAGGGGGTGACGAATCATTATTCCCTGGGGCAGGCGGCCCAGCTGGCCATTCAGGCAGGGACAGATCACCTGTTGATCTGCCGGTATGTGAATGCCGCCAGTCAGGTCTATGATGCCCTCAATCATCGTCTGGCCTCCGAAAAAGGGGGGATCTTCGAGGGGCAGGTCAGACAGGCCTTGGTCCGGATACAAAAGGTGAAAAAGAGGTTTGGGTGA
- the dacB gene encoding D-alanyl-D-alanine carboxypeptidase/D-alanyl-D-alanine-endopeptidase — MVRKIFNPFILFLITALFTQTLLASPLSPKGDSPKERLQKNIRTILETRLKKSTVSIQIVSLGESGPEVVFEEGAGRLLNPASNIKLVTAAAALDALGPDYTLPTRFYADSVQEGWASNLWIKGYGDPLLITEEVSKIVLQLATLGLRGVQQNLLVDTSFFDRRSKMTYFSEASGRLYSVLTGALSFNFNRHFRHLNRGVALQKATTVGDEMNPAYDEEGSPLQNDLDPGLATGQVFKEALAKAGIPVLGEARLAVVPENAALLYEHRSPPLSEIIRKLNKFSNNFIAEQLVKILGAVKSSAPGTTANGLRVMEDYLAKIGIPPHSYIMENGSGLSLENRFSAAQLVQTLAHAYQNRDYGLSYISSLSIGGVDGTMKRRYRKSSLKGHVLAKTGSLAFVHCLSGYLVVENRPFAFSILVNDFQGPKGAVVGAEEKILQAVADYNRSL; from the coding sequence GTGGTGAGAAAAATATTCAATCCTTTTATCCTGTTTTTAATAACGGCTCTTTTTACCCAGACACTCCTGGCATCACCGCTATCGCCGAAGGGTGATTCCCCCAAGGAACGCCTTCAAAAAAATATCAGGACTATTCTTGAGACAAGGCTCAAAAAGTCCACGGTTTCGATTCAGATAGTCTCCCTCGGAGAAAGCGGGCCTGAGGTTGTCTTCGAAGAAGGGGCCGGGCGTCTTTTAAATCCGGCCTCCAATATCAAACTGGTCACCGCCGCCGCGGCACTCGACGCCTTGGGTCCCGATTATACCCTGCCGACCCGTTTCTACGCCGACTCCGTTCAGGAAGGATGGGCCTCCAACCTCTGGATCAAGGGGTACGGCGACCCGCTCCTGATCACCGAGGAGGTGTCAAAGATCGTCCTGCAACTGGCCACCTTGGGTCTCCGCGGCGTTCAGCAAAACCTCCTGGTCGATACCTCCTTTTTTGACCGCCGTTCCAAAATGACCTATTTTTCAGAGGCCTCGGGACGTCTCTACAGTGTCCTGACAGGGGCCCTCTCCTTTAACTTCAACCGTCATTTCCGGCATCTTAACCGGGGTGTCGCTTTGCAAAAAGCAACGACCGTGGGGGACGAGATGAATCCGGCCTATGACGAAGAAGGATCACCACTCCAGAACGATCTGGACCCCGGCCTCGCAACCGGTCAGGTCTTCAAAGAGGCGTTGGCAAAGGCGGGGATACCGGTCTTGGGGGAGGCCCGTCTCGCCGTTGTTCCGGAAAATGCCGCTCTTTTATATGAACACCGTTCCCCTCCCCTGTCCGAGATCATCCGCAAGCTCAACAAATTCAGCAACAACTTCATCGCCGAACAACTGGTCAAGATCCTCGGTGCCGTTAAGTCTTCGGCCCCCGGAACAACGGCCAATGGGTTGAGAGTCATGGAAGACTATCTGGCCAAAATTGGAATCCCCCCCCATTCGTACATCATGGAAAATGGTTCCGGCCTTTCCCTGGAAAACCGCTTTTCGGCGGCACAGCTGGTGCAGACACTGGCCCATGCCTATCAAAACCGGGACTACGGTCTTTCTTATATCTCCTCCTTGAGTATCGGTGGAGTCGATGGCACCATGAAGAGGAGATACCGGAAGTCTTCATTAAAGGGCCATGTCCTGGCCAAGACAGGGTCGCTGGCCTTTGTCCACTGCCTTTCCGGATACCTGGTCGTGGAAAACAGGCCTTTTGCCTTTTCCATTCTTGTCAATGATTTCCAGGGACCCAAAGGGGCCGTCGTTGGGGCTGAGGAAAAAATATTGCAGGCCGTCGCCGATTATAACCGTTCCCTCTAA
- a CDS encoding NAD(+)/NADH kinase — protein sequence MKINRVLLVYKKSSYQRHALDSKDEHFIRLLRKKNVAFWQSKETHDRHMETLLSVKKDLKALGIRYDVRLRYHLRPLPSYDLVITIGGDGTFLESSHFLRGGLLMGVNSTPTASVGYYCRTQAGNFSEKIRRLREDKAKIKPLHRLQAKVNGRRVGPLSLNDILFTNRSPADTSRYLLKIGPRREEQKSSGIWFSPSPGSTAATLSAGGRKLPLSSTKFQYVVRELYKEEKKRFRLLKGILGSREKAGLISNMKNGALYFDGPHFSYTLKRGDEVTICQALEPIRAVW from the coding sequence GTGAAAATCAACCGCGTTCTCCTCGTTTACAAGAAGAGCTCCTATCAACGGCATGCGTTGGACAGCAAAGATGAACATTTTATCCGGCTCCTCAGGAAAAAAAATGTCGCCTTCTGGCAGTCGAAGGAAACCCATGACCGTCACATGGAGACCCTGCTCTCCGTTAAAAAGGACCTCAAGGCGCTGGGGATTCGTTATGATGTCAGGCTCCGCTACCACCTTCGTCCCCTCCCTTCTTATGACCTGGTCATCACCATTGGCGGGGATGGCACCTTTCTGGAAAGCTCTCATTTCCTCCGGGGTGGGCTCCTCATGGGGGTCAACTCAACACCAACCGCCTCGGTTGGTTATTACTGCCGAACCCAGGCCGGGAATTTTTCTGAAAAGATACGGCGTCTTCGGGAAGACAAGGCAAAAATCAAGCCCCTTCACCGCCTCCAGGCCAAGGTGAATGGCCGAAGGGTCGGCCCTCTTTCATTAAACGACATCCTTTTTACCAATCGCAGTCCGGCCGATACCAGCCGCTACCTTCTCAAAATCGGGCCACGACGGGAGGAGCAAAAGAGTTCCGGAATCTGGTTCTCGCCATCCCCCGGTTCGACGGCGGCCACGCTTTCCGCCGGAGGGCGAAAACTCCCACTTTCCTCGACAAAATTTCAGTACGTCGTCAGGGAACTTTATAAAGAAGAAAAAAAACGATTTCGACTGCTTAAAGGAATCCTTGGATCACGAGAAAAAGCCGGCCTCATCAGCAATATGAAAAATGGAGCCCTCTACTTTGACGGCCCTCACTTCTCCTACACCTTAAAAAGGGGGGATGAGGTAACGATCTGTCAGGCCCTGGAACCGATCCGCGCCGTTTGGTAG